The nucleotide window GCGTCTCGTATGAATATTTAACCTCGTACGCAGTAACCGGATCACCATTTGAAAAACGCGCTTGTGGATGAATATGAAATACCACCGACTTGCCGTCCGGCGCCACCTGAATTTCGTCAGCCAGTAAGCCATACGCGCTCGCAACTTCATCCGCACTGGCACTGAGCAAAGTTTCAAACAACAACCCAATACCAGGCGCTTCATTGCCACGCAATGTAAACGGATTAAATTTATCAAAGCTAGTCCGTCGATTGGGATTCGCCAAGGTCAATGTGCCCCGCTTAGGAGCATCGGGATTAACATAAGCGAAATGCGCGAAACCGGGTGCATATTTGGGTTGCCCATATTGCGCAATTGCATGGGCGGCATAGACGTCATGGACTGTCAGCAGCCCACTTAAAAAACCGCACAGGCACAGCCAACACACGCTCCAACTATAAGCAGAACGAGCGCCGTAATCACTGACATGAACCCCAACGAAAAAGCACTCTTTCATATTTTGGTTTTTTTAAAATAGGCAATTCTAGTTGCAATGTGCGAGAATTGTACCCAAAATCTCGCTCCAATCATGAGATAAGTGAGTGAGAGACATTTCTTAATATTATGGAGTATGTATGGGCTTTCTCGCTGGTAAACGCATTTTACTCACCGGACTTTTATCCAACCGTTCAATTGCTTACGGTATTGCGCAAGCGTGTCATCGTGAAGGCGCTGAACTCGCTTTCACGTATGTTGGCGAACGCTTCAAAGAACGCGTCACAGATTTTGCTAAAGAATTCGGCAGTGAATTAGTTTTACCCTGCGATGTCGCTGACGATGCGCAAATTGAAGGGACCTTCGCCACGCTAAAAACGCATTGGAACCACTTGGATGGTTTAGTCCACTCAATCGGCTTTGCGCCACGCGAGGCCATTGCCGGCGATTTTCTAGAAGGTTTAACGCGCGAAAATTTCAAAATAGCGCACGATATTTCTGCTTATAGTTTTGCCGCACTCGCTAAAGCCGCTCTACCGCTTTTATCAGCCGACGCGTCGCTACTCACACTGACTTACCTGGGCGCTGAAAAGGTCGTGCCAAACTATAATACGATGGGCCTAGCCAAAGCCTCGCTGGAAGCTAGCGTACGTTATTTAGCCGCCTCTCTCGGTCCGAAAGGTATCCGAGTTAACGGTATTTCAGCCGGCCCGATTAAGACCTTAGCGGCGAGCGGCATTAAAGGTTTTGGCAAAATTTTAGATTTTGTTGAAACCCATGCACCTTTACGTCGCAACGTCGGAATTGAGCAGGTGGGCAATGCTGCCGCGTTCTTATTATCTGATTTGGCCGCGGGAGTGAGTGCTGAAATCATGCATGTAGATAGTGGCTTCAATGCAGTGGTCGCAGGAATGGATGCAGCGGAAGAATAAAAGATCTGCATCCGAAAGTAGAGAAATGCGCGCTGTTTTGCAGCGCGTCATTTCTCTATAAACTATGAAGGATTTACGCCATCCGATATTTTAGAGCGTAGAGATTAGTCTTCTTCTGATACAGAAGCAGAGGAATCTTGAGCACCATATCTGATGAGCAACTTTTGAGCTGTAGGGCTTAAATTTCGGACTCCCTCAATAGAGGCGCCAGCGGCAGTTAACCTGGTTTGATGTGAAGCCCAGTGTAAAGAAACCTGGCAGTGCTCGTTATCGGTTTTTATAACGCGCCAAAAACGAATCGCTTGGTCTGGCCCGCCGGTTACTAGAAAAGCATTATCTTGAAAAGCGCTCTCTTGGTCATTTTTCCACCAGCGTACTGTCAAAGTTTCCGACCCCACAAAGCCATCGATTTTTGCTAGGCGTTTACCCGAAGCAGCGGACCACACGCATACTGATTTTCTCCAATCACTTGATGCCAACCATCCACCATCCGGTGAAAAGGCCACGTTCTTTATTCCATCAGTGTGCCGCATCGAGGGAGAATGAATTTCTTTGGGCGGATTAACGCCTAATGACCAAAGCCTAATCCAATCATCGTCACAACCTACAGCGAGCCGTTGACTATCCGGTGAAAATGCCAAATTCCAAAACGCTTGTGCTTTTAATGCTTGCTGAAGCGATGCAGATTGAATTTGAGGCAACGCCCTATCTTTGGCTGAAGCAAGCATCGTTTCTCCAAAACACGCTTGATCTAAATTTGCATCCGTAAAATTAACTTCTCGCAGCCACGCACCGCGCAAATTTACGTGGCTTAAATCTGCCCCCTGGAATAGAGTAGAGTCAAATACCCCATAACTTAAATCGGCTCCTGGCACTCGAGTCCCTCGAAAGTCTTTGCCGCTCAATGACACGCCAGCTTTAACTAATAACGTCATCGCATTGGCTGCCTGGGTTTGCACTTCCTCGGTTTTTGAGCGCTCAATCCACATTAAAAGCCGCCACCGTAAATCAGGCGTTTGTTGCACCTTATCGGCAAGGAAATTCAGCACCTCTTGATCTTGTATTGAATGCAGCAGATTAAATAGAACCGGGATCTCTACGATCCGATGGAACTCTGTAGATCTTTTCTCCCATAGTGCCCGAAATTGGTCAAAGACAAATTTTTTCACTTCGGGTATTTGGGCTAAAAAAATGGCGTACCGTTTTGATGAAACCCTTTCTAATAAACGAGATAGCAAGCTCAAGCTCGATGCGGGAAAAGCCAGCATCTCTTTATTTTCAGTTAAATCTAGCAACGCTTTAGCATAGATAAGTCGATCATCTAGATCTAGCAAATCTTCAATCTTCTCCATTATTTCTTTTGGTAAAGGCAATAAAGGAGTAGGCTTTTTTGAGCGTTACTCTTTTCTTTAAAATTATTCAGGTTACTTTAGGAGAAAAATCATAGCAAAGCAAGAATATATACTTCGCCAATCTGATCCACATCACTGAATAACAGACCGCACTTAGCTGAATTGATTTTTTAATAGCTGAACTCGCATCGCGAGCGCGCTTGCCAAGCACCGTGAAGGGACTGACATTGCAGGACTTAAATCAGGCCATAGAATATATAGCCGGCTCAGATCTGGCTAAGCCGGCCCCACACTAAACACCCAACCACGGCAACCCTTGCCAGCGCCAACCATTGATTGTATTACGATGGCCGTGACTATCCCTATCGCCTTCAAAGCCTTCGAGTATATCGAAAGCACGTGTAAACCCAGCTTGGGTAGCGGCTGCGGCAGCAAATTTTGAACGGCCGGCGCTACGGCAGATCAAAAACAATGGAGTCTCAAAACTCGATATTTCACTTAATTGATTAATAAAAGACATATTGGGCGCACCCGTTGGGTAGCTTATCCATTCGATATGACTGTATTGGCTAGCATTCACAGCTGGCCGCCCTACCCAATCAAGCTCAGCGCGGGTACGCACATCAATCAGGCGAGCAACGCCATCCATTTTCAATATTTCAAATGCTTCAGTAGGCGTGAGTGCGCCAGCATAAGGTAACCCGTGTTCCAAGCCGCGCGTTTGGGCCTGTATATAAAGCTGCTCAAGCATACTCATTTAGAATAGATATCGACAAAAACTAAAACGTTATTTTATAGCAACGTCTGAGAAATAATTAAACATTTTTCCACCCAGGGCAATCGAGCTATGTCAACTATTTAATAAAAGCAAATGTTCGCGAATTCGTCTAAGCTCAATCAGGCCATACGCATCACCACTATGCTCGACGGCCTTCTCTCAAACCATTTTCCTTACACTTATTTAGTGATAAATGCAACGCTTTTATAGCGCAATTGTCCAGTTTATCAACCCAAGGATTATTGCTTTTTCTACGGTACGGTTTATAATGATGTCCTTCATTGATTTAAATTCAATCGGGTCTAAATGGCTCTTCCTGGATCAAAGCAAGTTCAGATTTTGTACGCCTTGCTCACTAAAATTCATGGGCATGTTGCTATGCGTTACTCTGTCAGATGCGTTAAACCCGTCCAGATTACTTTCTTATGGTGAAAATCTTTTAACCCAGCCATACGTTTAGCTTACCTAAATCCTTACCTTTCCCGCGCTAAAGCCTCTACTCTATATACGGGGACGCCGGCGAAAGAAGTCAATGTTCAACTTGGGCAATTTAGCAGGAGTAGTTTATGAGTAAAACCGTAGCCGATGTAATGCAACTTGTGAGTGAAGAAAACATCAAGTTTATCGATTTTCGTTTTACCGATACGCGTGGCAAAGAACAGCATGTATCGGTACCGGCATCGGCGTTTGAAGCAGATAAGTTCGAAAGCGGTCATGCTTTCGATGGCTCTTCAATTGCGGGTTGGAAAGGAATCGAATCCTCTGATATGTTGTTAATTCCCGATCCAGGTACGGCTTATATTGACCCTTTCTATGAAGAACCCACTCTGGTTTTGACTTGTGATGTGGTTGAGCCCTCGGATGGTAAAGGCTATGAACGCGATCCGCGCTCCTTAGCCAAACGCGCGCAAGCGTATCTTAAAAGTACCGGTTTAGGCGATACGGCTTATTTTGGACCAGAACCCGAATTCTTTATTTTCGATTCCGTGCAATGGGGCGTTGATATGTCAGGCTCCTTTGTCAAAGTAAATTCGGAAGAAGCACCGTGGTCTTCAAGCAAAGAATATGAGCATGGCAACACCGGCCACCGCCCAAATGTAAAAGGCGGCTATTTCCCAGTGGCGCCGGTCGATACGTTTCAAGATATGCGCTCTGAAATGTGCTTATTGCTTGAGCAGCTTGGGGTGCCAGTTGAGGTGCATCACCACGAAGTCGCGGGTGAAGGACAAAATGAAATCGGCACAAAATTCTCTACTTTGGTGCAACGGGCAGATTGGACTCAGATCCTAAAATATGTGGTGCACAATGTTGCGCACACGTATGGCAAAACCGCCACCTTTATGCCTAAACCCATCGTCGGCGACAATGGTTCCGGCATGCACGTTCATCAATCGATCTGGAAAGATGGCCAAAACCTCTTTGCCGGCCATGGTTATGCGGGGCTATCCGAATTTGCACTGTATTACATTGGTGGCATTATCAAACATGCACGGGCGCTCAATGCCATCACAAACCCAACCACCAATTCGTACAAACGCTTGGTGCCCGGTTTTGAAGCACCAGTCAAACTCGCTTATTCAGCGCGTAATCGTTCTGCTTCGATTCGCATTCCGCATGTCTCAAGCCCGAAAGGCCGCCGGATTGAGACGCGCTTTCCAGACCCAATGGCTAATCCGTATTTGGCATTTTCTGCGCTCTTAATGGCCGGGTTGGATGGCGTGCAAAACCGACTTCATCCAGGCGAAGCAGCAGACAAAAATCTGTATGATTTGCCACCCGAAGAAGATAAAAAAATCCCAACCGTTTGTGCAAATTTAGATGAAGCACTGCAACACCTCGATCAAGATCGTGAATTCTTAACTCGCGGCGGCGTCTTTACCGATGGCATGATCGATGCCTACATTGAATTAAAGATGGCGGAGCTGACGCGTTTTAGAATGACAACGCATCCGGTTGAGTTCGATATGTATTACTCACTATAAGCAGTAGGTCATGCTTAAAAAAATGGGCAGCACAGGCTGCCCATTTTTGCTACAGCACCAAAACTAAAAGCGGCCCTTAAGGGTTTAAAACACTTTTCTTTTACTGCTTACACGTATTACACCAAATCAAATAAAAAATATTGATAGATAGATCAATATTATCGATACTATACTTATCTTCTACCGTGTAATAAGGCATTGATCATGATTCCGCGCCCCCTAAATCGCTTGTCACATCCACGTGAGCTTGTTCGGCAATTTACGCCTAATTGGTTTACCGCCACAATGGGTACAGGGATTGTTGCATTGGCGCTGGCGCGCTTCCCTTTTCCAATCACTGGAATCAAAGCAACGGGAGAGGTGCTTTGGTTGATCAATATAGGTTTATTTATAGTGTGTAGCCTATTGTATGCGGCACGCTGGATATTTTTCTTTGATGGAGCCCAACGAATTTTTCAGCATAGCGCGATGGGGATGTTTTTTGGTGCGATCCCGATGGGTCTCGCGACCATCCTCAACGGTTTTTTGATTTTTGGCACTGAACGATGGGGACACCTTGCAGTCGAGATCGCCACCCTTCTTTGGTGGCTAGATGCAGCGCTGGCCCTGCTCTGTGCCTGGCTGATGCCTTTTCTGATGTTTACCCGCCAAAACCATACGTTGCAAAATATGACAGCCATTTGGCTGCTCCCGATTGTGGCAGCAGAAGTGACCGCTGCATCGGGTGGTTTGCTACTAGGCTATTTGCCAGCGAATCCAGCCTCTAGCTCTATTTTGTTTTTCAGCTATGTGCTTTGGGGGACTTCCGTTTTGCCTGCTTTGGGGATCTTGGCCATTTTATTTCTCCGCATGGTGCTCCATAAATTGCCCGGCCGCGATATGGCTGTCTCAAGCTGGCTTTCAATTGGTCCGATTGGCACAGGTGCGCTCGGCCTGCTGCAGCTGGGCGAACAAGCACCCCGTATTCTCGTTGCGCCCGATCTTATCGGTGTCGGACAACTCGCCCAAAGTACGGGCATCATTGGCGCTTGTATCTTATGGGGCTATGGTTTATGGTGGTTAGTGATCGCGATTTTGACAACCTTGCATTATATGCGACAAGGCTTACCTTTTAATATGGGATGGTGGGCGTTTACGTTTCCAATCGGGGTCTATGCGTTAGCAACATTGACATTGGCGCGGATCACGGGGGTCGAGTTGTTTGCCATACTGGGGACTATTTTCGTCTGTATGTTACTTGGCTTTTGGCTGATTGTTACAGGACGCACCCTGATGGGCATTTATCACGGCACGCTATTTGTCGCACCCTGCCTTGAAGAGACGAAATTACCCTTGTCTGTTCCATCAAAGCGCTCGTGACCTATAAGCAAAGTTTATTTTAATCTCTTCTTTTACTTGTAGGCATTTTGAAATTTCTCAAAAGCGTTTTATCAATCGAAGCACGCTTATATTCCCCAAGAAGGAAGTAAAACTAGTCAACCGTAGCCCTTATCCAAGAACCCAAGTTTGAGATTTTTAGTGATTCTCTATCATTCACGCATTCAGTATTTATATAGCTATACTCTGATTTTTAATTAGATCGCTTACAAAAATATCTATGTTGCTAATCAGCGACGTGGTTACTGTACGATCAAATCTGAACTAATACAATTTTTGTCCGTCTTGGCGTAGCACGCCACTGAGTAGTGGCGTATTCGATTCAGCGCAGGTCAAGCCAGATACCCACAAAGACGCTACAAAACATCTGCGCACCTGGGGATCGGTCGCGTTGTTTTTGATTGGGGCTTGAGGGCAT belongs to Mycoavidus sp. B2-EB and includes:
- the fabI gene encoding enoyl-ACP reductase FabI is translated as MGFLAGKRILLTGLLSNRSIAYGIAQACHREGAELAFTYVGERFKERVTDFAKEFGSELVLPCDVADDAQIEGTFATLKTHWNHLDGLVHSIGFAPREAIAGDFLEGLTRENFKIAHDISAYSFAALAKAALPLLSADASLLTLTYLGAEKVVPNYNTMGLAKASLEASVRYLAASLGPKGIRVNGISAGPIKTLAASGIKGFGKILDFVETHAPLRRNVGIEQVGNAAAFLLSDLAAGVSAEIMHVDSGFNAVVAGMDAAEE
- a CDS encoding pentapeptide repeat-containing protein; the protein is MEKIEDLLDLDDRLIYAKALLDLTENKEMLAFPASSLSLLSRLLERVSSKRYAIFLAQIPEVKKFVFDQFRALWEKRSTEFHRIVEIPVLFNLLHSIQDQEVLNFLADKVQQTPDLRWRLLMWIERSKTEEVQTQAANAMTLLVKAGVSLSGKDFRGTRVPGADLSYGVFDSTLFQGADLSHVNLRGAWLREVNFTDANLDQACFGETMLASAKDRALPQIQSASLQQALKAQAFWNLAFSPDSQRLAVGCDDDWIRLWSLGVNPPKEIHSPSMRHTDGIKNVAFSPDGGWLASSDWRKSVCVWSAASGKRLAKIDGFVGSETLTVRWWKNDQESAFQDNAFLVTGGPDQAIRFWRVIKTDNEHCQVSLHWASHQTRLTAAGASIEGVRNLSPTAQKLLIRYGAQDSSASVSEED
- a CDS encoding rhodanese-like domain-containing protein, whose protein sequence is MSMLEQLYIQAQTRGLEHGLPYAGALTPTEAFEILKMDGVARLIDVRTRAELDWVGRPAVNASQYSHIEWISYPTGAPNMSFINQLSEISSFETPLFLICRSAGRSKFAAAAATQAGFTRAFDILEGFEGDRDSHGHRNTINGWRWQGLPWLGV
- the glnA gene encoding type I glutamate--ammonia ligase, with the translated sequence MSKTVADVMQLVSEENIKFIDFRFTDTRGKEQHVSVPASAFEADKFESGHAFDGSSIAGWKGIESSDMLLIPDPGTAYIDPFYEEPTLVLTCDVVEPSDGKGYERDPRSLAKRAQAYLKSTGLGDTAYFGPEPEFFIFDSVQWGVDMSGSFVKVNSEEAPWSSSKEYEHGNTGHRPNVKGGYFPVAPVDTFQDMRSEMCLLLEQLGVPVEVHHHEVAGEGQNEIGTKFSTLVQRADWTQILKYVVHNVAHTYGKTATFMPKPIVGDNGSGMHVHQSIWKDGQNLFAGHGYAGLSEFALYYIGGIIKHARALNAITNPTTNSYKRLVPGFEAPVKLAYSARNRSASIRIPHVSSPKGRRIETRFPDPMANPYLAFSALLMAGLDGVQNRLHPGEAADKNLYDLPPEEDKKIPTVCANLDEALQHLDQDREFLTRGGVFTDGMIDAYIELKMAELTRFRMTTHPVEFDMYYSL
- a CDS encoding TDT family transporter, with the translated sequence MIPRPLNRLSHPRELVRQFTPNWFTATMGTGIVALALARFPFPITGIKATGEVLWLINIGLFIVCSLLYAARWIFFFDGAQRIFQHSAMGMFFGAIPMGLATILNGFLIFGTERWGHLAVEIATLLWWLDAALALLCAWLMPFLMFTRQNHTLQNMTAIWLLPIVAAEVTAASGGLLLGYLPANPASSSILFFSYVLWGTSVLPALGILAILFLRMVLHKLPGRDMAVSSWLSIGPIGTGALGLLQLGEQAPRILVAPDLIGVGQLAQSTGIIGACILWGYGLWWLVIAILTTLHYMRQGLPFNMGWWAFTFPIGVYALATLTLARITGVELFAILGTIFVCMLLGFWLIVTGRTLMGIYHGTLFVAPCLEETKLPLSVPSKRS